The proteins below are encoded in one region of Methylomagnum ishizawai:
- a CDS encoding transposase has product MKSSAPGGVILFDRGYPGHDLIDHLTRNYRGYWLMRCPASGTFAAVEAFAQSGRTEELLTLTPPRSDPVAVRAIRLVGPDGELSVLITNLVDGNRFPAHAVTGLYFRRWELEVHYRDEKSSLDIETFHTRTENGVRQELFAILTMAVISRILMSLAPHPDPAIDAQPQFKNTMITLPGEAFVLSPRYPELALLVFGELLDEIARVRYYRPRTAKPPQPRVCKKPVSKWQVDKSKRIASG; this is encoded by the coding sequence TTGAAATCTTCCGCGCCCGGCGGCGTCATCCTGTTCGACCGGGGCTACCCCGGCCACGACCTCATCGACCACCTAACCCGGAACTATCGCGGCTACTGGCTGATGCGCTGCCCGGCTTCCGGCACCTTCGCCGCCGTGGAGGCCTTCGCCCAATCCGGCCGGACCGAGGAACTCCTCACCCTGACGCCGCCCCGGTCCGATCCCGTCGCCGTCCGCGCCATCCGCCTGGTCGGCCCGGACGGCGAACTTTCCGTGCTCATCACCAACCTCGTGGATGGAAACCGCTTCCCCGCCCACGCCGTCACCGGCCTCTACTTCCGCCGCTGGGAACTGGAGGTCCATTACCGTGACGAAAAATCTTCGCTGGACATCGAGACTTTCCATACCCGCACCGAGAACGGCGTCCGCCAGGAACTCTTCGCCATCCTGACCATGGCCGTCATCTCCCGGATATTGATGTCCCTCGCGCCGCACCCGGACCCCGCCATCGACGCCCAGCCACAGTTCAAGAACACCATGATCACACTGCCCGGGGAGGCCTTCGTCCTGTCGCCACGATACCCCGAACTGGCGCTGCTCGTCTTCGGCGAACTCCTCGACGAGATCGCGCGGGTACGCTATTACCGCCCTAGAACCGCCAAGCCCCCGCAGCCACGGGTCTGTAAAAAGCCCGTCAGCAAATGGCAGGTCGATAAGTCCAAACGCATCGCCAGCGGTTAA
- a CDS encoding type I-G CRISPR-associated protein, Cas3-extension family — MDNGNGLELIGIDGGNPLGFLAAVGTLLLARGFEPGARLLWRPLAGAWRPVLAGCAGAPQGFPEQLAQALASASTGHFEIDKRLPFGAEKLRSALADARGRAAPGRRRTVDFLAALGSETVHDKGVFGDTPLRMVRSGDAAGQGLPHYALEIRKATGPAELRRALFEPWDYRDDGFGLRWDPLEDQRYALRWKNPGKSSPADGPGTMSGANALALEALPLLPCVGRAGRLQATGFHRDRQRRLFFTWPIGKGPSIPTCCVPCWRWRSCGRTGRRATYWRGGASSRFTAARGLPRISTTAISRPHFPRDRDMGWACGVGARVPQKMGMKYSSRPGTAALASRRNARTPSGGGIPVGSRICKRLYTLGICIFGIGSTVSARPFVEGPRIPGDFPFRAIALPWRGFPRQQGLGLIEAIQRPLGTGPRRRFPRQ; from the coding sequence ATGGACAACGGTAACGGCCTCGAATTGATCGGCATCGACGGCGGCAATCCACTGGGGTTCCTAGCGGCGGTCGGCACGCTCCTGCTGGCGCGGGGGTTCGAGCCCGGGGCGCGCCTGCTCTGGCGCCCCCTCGCCGGGGCGTGGCGGCCGGTGCTGGCCGGCTGCGCGGGCGCGCCGCAAGGCTTCCCGGAACAACTGGCGCAAGCCCTGGCCTCGGCCTCGACCGGGCACTTCGAAATCGACAAGCGCTTGCCGTTCGGCGCGGAGAAGCTCCGCTCGGCCTTGGCGGACGCGCGCGGGCGGGCGGCCCCCGGCCGGCGGCGCACCGTCGATTTCCTGGCCGCGCTGGGCAGCGAGACGGTGCATGACAAAGGCGTCTTCGGGGACACGCCCTTGCGCATGGTCCGCAGCGGGGACGCCGCCGGCCAGGGATTGCCGCATTACGCGCTGGAGATCCGCAAGGCCACGGGGCCGGCCGAGTTGCGGCGGGCCTTGTTCGAGCCCTGGGATTATCGGGACGACGGTTTCGGCCTGAGGTGGGATCCGCTGGAGGACCAGCGTTATGCCTTGCGCTGGAAGAATCCGGGCAAGTCTTCCCCGGCCGATGGACCCGGCACCATGTCGGGGGCCAATGCCCTGGCGCTGGAGGCCTTGCCGCTACTGCCCTGCGTGGGGCGGGCCGGGCGCTTGCAGGCCACCGGCTTCCACAGGGACCGCCAGCGGCGGCTGTTTTTCACCTGGCCCATCGGGAAAGGACCGTCGATCCCGACGTGCTGCGTTCCCTGTTGGCGCTGGCGGAGTTGCGGGAGGACCGGCCGCCGCGCGACATACTGGCGAGGCGGGGCATCGTCGAGGTTTACCGCAGCCAGAGGATTGCCCAGAATCAGTACTACAGCAATTTCGCGCCCGCATTTCCCGCGTGACCGGGATATGGGTTGGGCTTGTGGTGTCGGAGCGCGGGTTCCTCAAAAAATGGGGATGAAGTATTCTTCGAGGCCGGGCACCGCTGCGCTGGCCTCGCGAAGGAATGCGCGAACCCCCAGCGGCGGCGGAATCCCGGTAGGCTCGCGCATTTGCAAGCGATTGTATACATTAGGTATATGCATTTTCGGTATAGGCTCCACCGTTTCTGCTCGGCCGTTCGTCGAGGGTCCGCGCATTCCGGGGGATTTTCCCTTTCGAGCCATCGCGTTGCCATGGCGCGGTTTTCCGAGGCAGCAAGGCCTCGGCCTCATTGAAGCAATCCAGAGGCCGCTTGGAACAGGGCCTCGCCGACGTTTTCCGAGGCAGTAA
- a CDS encoding CRISPR-associated endonuclease Cas3'', producing MPAFRRGVGLHPRGGLLVVGTRSLPRAPDGGEADRFSDEDDASSSSGTRPVSLAEHSRGVADFARVFAGACRLPPAIAGAVARAGLLHDLGKADPRFQSLLRSGRPAPRGEWLAKSGELPQGRAEHERAREAAGYPKGARHELLSVRLAEGAPGSLPEDGGLRDLVLHLVASHHGHCRPFAPVAEDGRPVEVSLRLDGPGELAGLELRASSGHGLERLDSGVAERFWRLNRRFGWWGLAWLEAIMRLADHRRSESEAGDGTPGEGHHGQR from the coding sequence ATGCCCGCGTTCAGGCGCGGCGTCGGGCTGCATCCGCGCGGGGGCTTGCTGGTGGTGGGCACCCGGTCCCTGCCACGGGCCCCGGATGGCGGGGAGGCCGACCGCTTTTCCGACGAGGACGACGCCTCGTCCTCGTCGGGCACCCGGCCGGTGTCCCTGGCCGAGCATTCGCGGGGCGTGGCCGACTTCGCCCGGGTTTTCGCCGGGGCCTGCCGCCTGCCGCCGGCCATCGCCGGGGCCGTGGCCCGCGCCGGCTTGCTGCACGACCTGGGCAAGGCCGACCCGCGTTTCCAGTCCTTGCTGCGGAGCGGCCGGCCGGCGCCGCGCGGCGAATGGCTCGCCAAGTCCGGCGAACTGCCCCAGGGCCGCGCCGAGCATGAGCGCGCCCGGGAAGCCGCCGGCTATCCGAAGGGCGCCCGCCACGAACTGCTGTCGGTGAGGTTGGCGGAGGGCGCGCCGGGATCGCTGCCGGAGGACGGGGGCCTGCGCGACCTGGTGTTGCACCTGGTCGCCAGCCACCACGGCCACTGCCGACCGTTCGCCCCGGTGGCGGAGGATGGCCGTCCGGTCGAGGTGTCCTTGCGGCTCGACGGGCCGGGCGAACTGGCGGGGCTGGAGTTGCGGGCGTCGAGCGGGCACGGGCTGGAGCGCCTGGATTCGGGCGTGGCGGAGCGTTTCTGGCGGCTCAACCGGCGGTTCGGCTGGTGGGGGCTGGCGTGGCTGGAAGCCATCATGCGGCTGGCGGATCACCGGCGGAGCGAGTCGGAGGCGGGGGACGGGACCCCCGGGGAGGGCCACCATGGACAACGGTAA